One genomic window of Polyangium aurulentum includes the following:
- the glp gene encoding gephyrin-like molybdotransferase Glp: MRDVRMRGFRQRKSVEEALRALEERTALLEPERVKVTEASGRVLAEDVAAASAVPHFRRAAMDGWAVVGESTFGAGSYAPVEIAIIGEARPGRPFAGSLRKGEAVRITTGAPVPEGADAVLMAERAEEVTEEGRTLLRVAEPVAPGKHVGAVGEDVPEGAIVATRGRKLRPQDVGLLASVGVAEISVVRRPRVRIVITGDELLAPGSMPSGACIVDSNSVVLTALVRRDGAASVSTVRAVDRYEEVRDAIGGGDEDVVLVSGGSSVGPEDHAPLALAEIGEVTVHGVAMRPSSPAGFGFVPRDGRLRPVFLLPGNPVSCLCAYEFFGGPTIRAMGGLPRAWPHPRVKARLAAKIVSELGRMDYVRVKLQGDLVTPIMTSGASILSSTTRADGVVLVPAGLEGHAEGEEVEVFLYD; encoded by the coding sequence GTGCGCGACGTGCGAATGCGCGGATTCCGGCAACGCAAGAGCGTGGAGGAGGCCCTGCGCGCGCTCGAGGAGCGCACGGCGTTGCTCGAGCCCGAGCGCGTGAAGGTGACCGAGGCGTCAGGCCGCGTGCTCGCCGAGGACGTGGCCGCGGCGTCGGCCGTCCCTCACTTCCGCCGCGCGGCCATGGATGGCTGGGCCGTCGTCGGCGAGTCGACCTTCGGGGCGGGCTCGTACGCGCCGGTCGAGATCGCGATCATCGGTGAGGCGCGGCCGGGGCGTCCTTTCGCAGGATCGCTCCGCAAGGGCGAGGCCGTGCGCATCACGACGGGCGCGCCCGTGCCCGAGGGCGCCGACGCCGTGCTCATGGCCGAGCGGGCCGAGGAGGTGACCGAGGAGGGTCGCACGCTCCTCCGCGTCGCCGAGCCGGTCGCGCCGGGCAAGCACGTGGGCGCGGTGGGCGAGGACGTCCCCGAGGGCGCCATCGTCGCCACGCGCGGGCGCAAGCTCCGGCCTCAGGACGTCGGGCTGCTCGCGAGCGTGGGCGTCGCCGAGATCTCGGTCGTGCGCAGGCCGCGCGTGCGCATCGTGATCACGGGGGACGAGCTGCTCGCGCCCGGCAGCATGCCCTCGGGCGCTTGCATCGTGGACTCGAACAGCGTCGTGCTCACCGCGCTCGTGCGGCGCGACGGGGCCGCGTCCGTGAGCACGGTGCGCGCCGTCGATCGCTACGAAGAGGTGCGCGACGCGATCGGCGGAGGCGACGAGGACGTCGTGCTCGTCTCCGGCGGCTCGTCCGTCGGGCCCGAGGATCACGCGCCGCTCGCGCTCGCCGAGATCGGCGAGGTCACGGTGCATGGCGTGGCGATGCGCCCCTCGAGCCCGGCGGGCTTCGGCTTCGTCCCGAGAGACGGCCGCCTTCGCCCGGTCTTCCTCTTGCCGGGCAACCCCGTCTCCTGCCTGTGCGCGTACGAGTTCTTTGGAGGACCAACGATCCGCGCGATGGGCGGTCTACCTCGTGCATGGCCACACCCGCGCGTGAAAGCCCGGCTCGCCGCGAAGATCGTCTCCGAGCTCGGACGCATGGACTACGTCCGCGTGAAGCTGCAGGGAGATCTCGTCACGCCCATCATGACGAGCGGCGCCTCCATCCTTTCGTCCACGACGCGCGCGGACGGGGTCGTGCTCGTGCCCGCGGGCCTCGAAGGGCATGCGGAGGGCGAAGAGGTCGAAGTTTTTCTGTACGATTGA
- a CDS encoding ArnT family glycosyltransferase, whose protein sequence is MSENKESGAPDEPRASEPPAKDPSTDPQDPAPEPEAPSKNDDEGDADEGDADETEGEEKAPSLSAPKDAGADEASESAPLLRRGNPVQLLRGGAMLGTGALIAFLIMAMRAQYRFGVPIAALGILLATFGVLDLVGSFDDPDDRVARRVTFSDLLAPLGIFAGGALALFVFVSLAVSGIIGPVVAAVAIPASFLGAVVGVYRAGERLGVWSPGPDGADLPMYRRHGFWLVTLVTLLYLPLLGSHSLSDPWETHYGEVSREILARNDWISLWWAQDGWFWSKPIFDFWAQALAMATFGVRYQPGQMLSAVAEGRVPWPEWAVRLPIFLITLIAIYLLYKAVARVWGRRAGFLGGVVLTTMPQWFFVSHQTMTDMPFVATMSAAMALVLLGIHEDETREVRVYEVGVGGMRMRLSAYHLVVGTVIACALPQVLYLFSRNLEIGGLAGISFHADAFTSGSPLNCGLPSNEACRPFTPVVRGLQPSLQALLWIQALALVLYLNWGERRAQRLYFLAAWFFAALSTMAKGPAGFGLPVLCAFAYVIVSRRYRDLLRLEIVSGVLLLLAVALPWFVAMYARHGQPFTDRLLFHDMFKRAFTHVHDTNEGDDVGFRFYVWQLGYAMFPWTGLVPAALVHWLKRPEEGDRRSDASIFLAMWFLFAFALFTLMLTKFHHYILPALPPAAMLTGVLLDEMMRRTGAEEAHAAPKPSGMARLGWMALYGVGIGGAALLMLRGFAKLCAPLPFGTVPAPARTSWTLLRAMAAHSGWGVGAILAGAGLFVLTASFVGSRLGGRGAVEEGGEGEASGFVKEYQRILLGAAGAAGGLVVFLVGRDLAGTREGMIDQARLLHLFTYNYKRPFPSSLDFRPTLWAFALVAGVFTFALVSARARRHVVAGLCAVGILFAGWGLDVYFMKTSPHWGQRETMLAYYSEHQKIPGPIIAYQMNWKGENFYTGNTLPVFVSSGKKFQDYILEQKKKGVKTFYFVTEHGRTGSLANELGGPRIFDKLTTPELNNKFGLVRATFE, encoded by the coding sequence ATGAGCGAAAACAAGGAAAGCGGCGCCCCCGACGAGCCCCGCGCGAGCGAGCCCCCCGCGAAGGATCCTTCGACCGATCCCCAGGATCCGGCTCCCGAGCCCGAGGCCCCGTCAAAGAACGACGACGAGGGCGACGCGGACGAGGGCGACGCGGACGAGACCGAGGGCGAAGAGAAAGCGCCCTCCCTCTCCGCGCCCAAGGACGCGGGGGCGGACGAGGCATCCGAGAGCGCGCCGCTCCTCCGTCGGGGCAACCCGGTACAGCTCCTGCGCGGCGGGGCCATGCTGGGCACGGGCGCGCTGATCGCGTTCCTGATCATGGCGATGCGCGCGCAGTACCGATTCGGCGTGCCCATCGCCGCGCTCGGGATCCTCCTCGCCACCTTCGGCGTGCTCGACCTCGTGGGCAGCTTCGACGATCCGGACGATCGGGTCGCGCGCCGCGTCACTTTCTCGGACCTCCTCGCGCCGCTCGGCATCTTCGCGGGGGGCGCGCTCGCGCTCTTCGTGTTCGTGTCGCTCGCCGTGAGCGGCATCATCGGGCCCGTCGTCGCGGCGGTCGCGATCCCCGCCTCTTTTCTCGGCGCGGTGGTCGGTGTTTATCGCGCGGGTGAGAGGCTCGGCGTGTGGTCACCGGGGCCGGACGGCGCGGACTTGCCGATGTACCGGCGGCACGGCTTCTGGCTGGTCACGCTGGTCACGCTGCTTTACCTGCCCTTGCTCGGCAGTCATTCGCTGAGCGATCCGTGGGAGACGCATTACGGCGAGGTCTCGCGCGAGATCCTGGCGCGCAATGACTGGATCTCGCTCTGGTGGGCGCAGGACGGCTGGTTCTGGTCGAAGCCCATCTTCGATTTCTGGGCGCAGGCGCTGGCGATGGCGACCTTCGGGGTGCGTTATCAGCCGGGCCAGATGCTCTCGGCGGTGGCCGAGGGCCGCGTCCCCTGGCCCGAGTGGGCCGTGCGGCTGCCGATCTTCCTGATCACGCTGATCGCGATCTACCTGCTCTACAAGGCCGTCGCGCGGGTCTGGGGTCGCCGTGCGGGTTTTCTCGGCGGGGTCGTGCTCACGACCATGCCGCAATGGTTTTTCGTCTCGCACCAGACGATGACGGACATGCCGTTCGTCGCGACCATGTCCGCGGCGATGGCGCTCGTGCTGCTCGGCATTCACGAGGACGAAACGCGCGAGGTGCGGGTCTACGAGGTGGGCGTCGGCGGCATGCGCATGCGCCTTTCGGCCTATCACCTGGTCGTGGGCACGGTGATCGCGTGCGCGCTGCCGCAGGTCCTCTATCTGTTCTCGCGCAACCTCGAGATCGGGGGGCTCGCCGGCATCAGCTTCCACGCCGACGCCTTCACCTCGGGCTCGCCGCTCAACTGCGGCTTGCCGAGCAACGAGGCGTGCCGGCCGTTCACGCCCGTCGTGCGTGGGCTTCAGCCGTCGTTGCAGGCGCTTTTATGGATCCAGGCGCTCGCGCTCGTGCTCTATCTCAACTGGGGCGAGCGGCGTGCGCAGCGGCTCTATTTCCTCGCGGCGTGGTTCTTCGCGGCGCTGTCGACGATGGCGAAGGGCCCGGCGGGCTTCGGCTTGCCGGTGCTCTGCGCGTTCGCGTACGTGATCGTCTCGCGGCGTTATCGCGATCTGTTGCGGCTCGAGATCGTGTCGGGCGTGCTCCTGCTGCTGGCGGTGGCGCTGCCCTGGTTCGTTGCGATGTACGCGCGTCATGGCCAGCCGTTCACGGACCGGCTGCTCTTCCACGACATGTTCAAGCGCGCCTTCACGCACGTGCACGACACGAACGAGGGCGACGACGTGGGCTTTCGGTTCTACGTCTGGCAGCTCGGCTATGCGATGTTCCCGTGGACGGGGCTCGTACCTGCGGCGCTCGTGCACTGGCTCAAGCGTCCCGAGGAGGGCGATCGACGCAGCGACGCGTCGATCTTCCTGGCGATGTGGTTTCTCTTCGCCTTCGCCCTCTTCACGCTGATGCTCACCAAGTTCCACCATTACATCCTGCCCGCCCTGCCGCCGGCCGCGATGCTCACGGGCGTCCTGCTCGACGAGATGATGCGCAGGACCGGCGCGGAGGAGGCCCATGCAGCGCCGAAGCCGAGCGGAATGGCGCGGCTCGGTTGGATGGCGCTTTACGGGGTCGGCATTGGCGGAGCGGCGCTGTTGATGCTGCGGGGCTTTGCGAAGCTCTGCGCGCCCCTGCCGTTCGGCACCGTCCCGGCCCCCGCGCGGACCTCGTGGACGCTCCTGCGCGCAATGGCCGCGCATAGCGGCTGGGGTGTGGGCGCCATCCTCGCGGGCGCGGGGCTGTTCGTGCTGACGGCGTCCTTCGTCGGCTCCCGCCTTGGCGGGCGCGGGGCGGTGGAGGAGGGGGGCGAGGGCGAGGCGAGCGGGTTCGTCAAAGAATACCAGCGAATCCTTCTCGGCGCGGCGGGCGCGGCAGGGGGGCTCGTGGTGTTCCTGGTGGGGCGGGATCTGGCCGGCACGCGCGAGGGGATGATCGACCAGGCGCGGTTGCTGCACCTGTTCACCTACAATTACAAGCGCCCGTTCCCTTCGAGCCTCGATTTCCGGCCGACGCTATGGGCATTCGCGCTCGTGGCGGGCGTGTTCACGTTCGCGCTCGTCTCTGCGCGGGCGCGGCGGCACGTGGTGGCGGGGCTGTGCGCGGTGGGGATCCTCTTCGCCGGGTGGGGCCTCGACGTGTATTTCATGAAGACGTCGCCCCACTGGGGGCAGCGCGAGACGATGCTCGCCTATTACAGCGAGCACCAGAAGATCCCCGGGCCGATCATCGCTTACCAGATGAACTGGAAGGGCGAGAACTTCTACACGGGCAACACGCTGCCGGTGTTCGTGTCGAGCGGGAAGAAGTTCCAGGACTACATCCTCGAGCAGAAGAAGAAGGGCGTGAAGACCTTCTATTTCGTCACCGAGCACGGACGCACCGGATCGCTCGCGAACGAGCTGGGCGGGCCGAGGATCTTCGACAAGCTCACGACGCCGGAGCTGAATAACAAGTTCGGGCTGGTGCGGGCGACGTTCGAGTGA
- a CDS encoding LON peptidase substrate-binding domain-containing protein, with product MNIPVSSGLSDIEQALGALPLFPLPQTVLFPGAHLPLHIFEPRYRAMVRDALETHRTLSVVLITDEKPIDEHGHPSIAQVAGVGVIVDHQELPGGKYNILVRGRARVRLHELPFVPPYRRAAAEVLTPPQDDLSQADLSALVSSATAFTALVRERDRTFDFRLPRDAPPGLLADLCAFHLVLDARERQAILETLDPRARARRVAEVLAMQRLTLAPGERDIN from the coding sequence GTGAATATTCCTGTCTCGAGCGGCCTGTCCGACATCGAGCAAGCGCTCGGCGCGCTGCCTCTCTTTCCGCTCCCGCAGACGGTGCTCTTTCCAGGAGCGCACCTGCCGCTGCACATCTTCGAGCCGCGCTACCGAGCGATGGTGCGCGACGCCCTCGAGACGCACCGCACGCTGTCGGTCGTCCTCATCACCGACGAAAAACCCATCGACGAGCATGGGCATCCGTCGATCGCGCAGGTGGCGGGCGTGGGCGTGATCGTGGACCACCAGGAGTTGCCCGGGGGCAAGTACAATATCCTCGTGCGCGGTCGCGCGCGCGTTCGTCTCCACGAGCTGCCGTTCGTCCCGCCGTACCGGCGCGCGGCGGCCGAGGTGCTCACGCCGCCGCAGGACGATCTCTCGCAGGCCGATCTTTCTGCGCTCGTGTCGAGCGCGACGGCGTTCACGGCGCTCGTTCGCGAGCGTGACCGGACGTTCGACTTCCGCCTTCCGCGGGACGCACCGCCGGGTTTGCTCGCGGACTTGTGCGCGTTTCACCTGGTGCTCGATGCGCGCGAGCGGCAAGCGATTCTCGAGACGCTCGACCCGCGCGCTCGCGCGAGGCGTGTGGCCGAGGTCTTGGCGATGCAGCGGCTCACCCTCGCGCCAGGCGAGCGCGACATCAACTGA
- a CDS encoding tetratricopeptide repeat protein translates to MIKRGIAKHLGALIPACLLALSLAMPARAAEITAADQAAATALFDEARTLFDQGKFAEALAKFQAAQRLDPTAGKLLNIARCHDKLGQTASAWGALDEAEAMARKNGDEERRSYAEKWQKELEPKLSRMRIEIAPEAKNLVVLIDGKALPSGAIGSALPVDPGEHEVRAEEGGKITWRTKVRIEAAPNTTTVRVPAPAAGPKPLPPPPPPPFWSGQRVAGVAVGGVGIAGIVVGAVFGVQAAATLEQSNPHCKDLDPDPCDAEGVRLRDRSNREAWASNISIGVGAVAVAGGLVLFLTAPRGKSEPRQSGRLAVIPLAGTTGGGFSVQGSF, encoded by the coding sequence ATGATCAAGCGGGGGATTGCAAAGCACCTCGGTGCGCTCATTCCGGCCTGCCTCCTCGCCCTCTCCCTCGCCATGCCTGCCCGCGCGGCCGAAATCACCGCTGCGGATCAAGCCGCCGCGACCGCCCTTTTCGATGAGGCCCGCACCCTATTCGATCAAGGCAAGTTCGCCGAGGCTCTCGCCAAATTCCAGGCGGCCCAGCGCCTCGATCCCACGGCGGGGAAGCTCCTCAACATCGCGCGGTGCCACGATAAGCTCGGCCAAACCGCGAGCGCCTGGGGCGCCCTCGACGAGGCCGAGGCGATGGCCAGAAAGAATGGCGACGAGGAGCGTCGCTCCTATGCCGAGAAATGGCAGAAGGAGCTCGAGCCCAAGCTCTCTCGCATGCGCATCGAAATCGCGCCCGAGGCCAAGAACCTCGTCGTGCTCATCGACGGGAAAGCCCTCCCGTCCGGCGCCATTGGCTCCGCATTGCCCGTCGATCCGGGCGAGCACGAGGTCCGCGCCGAGGAGGGCGGGAAGATCACCTGGCGGACGAAGGTTCGAATCGAAGCAGCGCCCAATACGACGACCGTCCGCGTCCCCGCTCCCGCTGCCGGTCCAAAACCGCTCCCTCCCCCGCCCCCTCCGCCCTTCTGGAGCGGCCAGCGCGTCGCGGGCGTCGCCGTGGGTGGCGTGGGCATCGCCGGAATCGTCGTGGGCGCGGTGTTCGGCGTCCAGGCAGCGGCGACGCTGGAGCAGTCGAACCCGCATTGCAAGGATCTCGATCCCGATCCCTGCGACGCGGAGGGCGTCCGGCTGAGGGACCGCTCGAACCGGGAAGCGTGGGCGTCGAATATCAGCATCGGCGTCGGCGCCGTGGCCGTCGCCGGCGGGCTCGTGCTGTTCTTGACGGCGCCCCGGGGGAAGAGCGAGCCCAGGCAATCCGGAAGGCTCGCCGTGATTCCTTTGGCTGGAACCACGGGCGGCGGATTCTCCGTGCAGGGAAGCTTCTGA
- a CDS encoding MerR family transcriptional regulator, with amino-acid sequence MDQSASSTTAPPRQEGPQASGPQAEAERPREVPLLTTGEMARLSNSTLRTVRFYEEEGILRPARRTDGGHRLFERSELDRLMLVTDMRMAGLSLDDIKAILEVKKAASTGAEAAEQATRVLSARIEELKEKLAVLTRLRDDLSETSKIVSACLSCKDEKSFPHSCDSCAVMTAHPTLPRSVRVLWSVGQCGHEPQRKGSGEGEKESP; translated from the coding sequence GTGGATCAATCCGCCTCGAGCACGACCGCCCCTCCGCGGCAGGAGGGTCCGCAAGCGTCGGGCCCCCAGGCGGAGGCCGAGCGTCCTCGCGAGGTGCCGCTGCTGACCACCGGCGAAATGGCGCGGCTGTCGAACAGCACCCTGCGCACGGTGCGTTTCTACGAGGAAGAGGGCATCTTGCGGCCCGCCCGGCGCACCGACGGCGGCCATCGGCTGTTCGAGCGAAGCGAGCTCGATCGGCTGATGCTCGTGACCGACATGCGCATGGCCGGCCTGTCGCTCGACGACATCAAGGCCATCCTCGAGGTGAAGAAGGCGGCGTCCACGGGCGCCGAGGCGGCCGAGCAGGCGACGCGCGTGCTCAGCGCGCGGATCGAGGAGCTGAAAGAGAAGCTCGCGGTCCTGACCCGGCTGCGCGACGACCTGTCGGAGACGTCGAAGATCGTCTCGGCTTGCCTGAGCTGCAAGGACGAGAAGTCGTTCCCGCACTCGTGCGACTCGTGCGCCGTGATGACGGCCCACCCGACGCTGCCCCGCAGCGTGCGCGTGCTCTGGTCGGTCGGCCAGTGCGGCCACGAGCCGCAGCGCAAGGGATCGGGCGAGGGCGAGAAAGAATCGCCGTGA
- the folE gene encoding GTP cyclohydrolase I: MVDRKAAARAIEDFLRALGHEPEGELAGTGERVADAWADDLLEGEAIDAAALLREGAIDVGPTSAGLAVLRDLSVTTVCPHHLLPAIGTAVVAYLPGRRVAGLGTIARVVDVISRRLTLQEEIGGKVVDLLVQELGARGALCQLVLTHTCLVSRGERKTGALVETLAVAGSFAEDGPERALAFAALGSRVGRPWGA, from the coding sequence ATGGTGGACCGGAAAGCGGCGGCGCGGGCGATCGAGGACTTCTTGCGGGCCCTGGGGCACGAGCCCGAGGGCGAGCTTGCGGGCACGGGCGAGCGCGTCGCCGACGCCTGGGCCGATGACCTGCTCGAGGGCGAGGCCATCGACGCGGCCGCCTTGCTGCGCGAGGGCGCCATCGACGTCGGCCCGACGAGCGCGGGCCTCGCGGTTCTGCGTGATCTTTCCGTCACGACCGTCTGCCCGCACCACCTGTTGCCTGCCATCGGCACGGCGGTCGTCGCGTACCTGCCCGGCCGGCGCGTGGCGGGGCTCGGGACGATCGCGCGCGTGGTCGACGTGATCTCGCGACGGCTGACCCTGCAAGAGGAGATCGGCGGCAAGGTGGTCGACTTGCTCGTCCAGGAGCTCGGCGCGCGCGGCGCGCTCTGTCAGCTCGTCCTGACGCACACCTGCCTCGTCTCGCGCGGCGAGCGCAAGACCGGCGCGCTCGTGGAGACCCTCGCGGTCGCGGGCTCGTTCGCCGAGGACGGTCCCGAGCGGGCGCTCGCGTTTGCCGCGCTCGGCAGCCGTGTTGGACGGCCGTGGGGAGCGTAG
- a CDS encoding NADH-ubiquinone oxidoreductase-F iron-sulfur binding region domain-containing protein, protein MRLGAIIDALTELQHEHGHLRSGDLEALAVRLGVPLYRIEGLVSFYPHFRREPPPRVEVALCRDVSCRLAGGRDFCARAREALASVPGASVREVSCIGRCDTAPAAAINEHPVHAQDLAALVARANEAPPAAAAITEGPAPTRRWASDPYGSADERYGVLASLRARGASAEEIIGTLEDSGLRGMGGAGFPTGLKWDIVRKEPAHPKYIVCNADESEPGTFKDRLVLDELPHLMLEGMAIAALVIGAEEGIVFIRHEYGPERARLARAIEEARERGALGKDALGKDRPFDVRIAVSPGGYILGEETALLECLEDRRGEPRNKPPFPGQRGLHGQPTLLNNVETLSYVPIILKEGPEAWKARGVRGATGLKFIALSGDVERPGVYQVPMGTTIGELVALAGGTREGKPILAIAPGGASSNFLHGDAVDAPLDFKALAERGSMLGSGAVLVVAEGGDIVDLAANVVAFFRNESCGKCVPCRVGTDKAVTMLERAVEGRGSKRHLALLPELAETLAETSICGLGQVAIAPFLSVMRTFEDEVRARFTEE, encoded by the coding sequence GTGCGCTTGGGCGCCATCATCGACGCATTGACCGAGCTTCAGCACGAGCACGGGCACCTGAGGAGCGGGGACCTCGAGGCGCTCGCCGTGAGGCTCGGCGTGCCGCTCTACCGTATCGAGGGGCTCGTCTCGTTCTACCCTCACTTCCGCAGGGAGCCGCCGCCGCGGGTCGAGGTCGCGCTCTGCCGTGACGTCTCCTGTCGGCTCGCTGGCGGTCGGGACTTCTGCGCCCGCGCGCGTGAAGCCCTCGCAAGCGTGCCCGGCGCCTCCGTGCGCGAGGTGAGCTGCATCGGCCGCTGCGACACCGCGCCCGCCGCCGCGATCAACGAGCACCCCGTCCACGCCCAGGACCTCGCGGCCCTCGTCGCCCGCGCCAACGAAGCGCCCCCCGCCGCCGCCGCGATCACCGAAGGCCCCGCGCCCACGCGGCGCTGGGCGAGCGATCCGTACGGCTCCGCGGACGAGCGCTACGGCGTGCTCGCCTCCTTGCGCGCGCGCGGAGCCTCGGCCGAGGAGATCATCGGGACGCTCGAGGACAGCGGCCTGCGCGGCATGGGAGGCGCCGGATTTCCGACGGGCCTCAAGTGGGACATCGTCCGCAAGGAGCCCGCGCACCCGAAGTACATCGTGTGCAACGCCGACGAGAGCGAGCCCGGGACCTTCAAGGACCGCCTGGTCCTCGACGAGCTGCCGCACCTGATGCTCGAAGGCATGGCCATCGCCGCGCTCGTCATCGGCGCCGAGGAGGGCATCGTCTTCATCCGCCACGAGTACGGCCCCGAGCGCGCGCGGCTGGCTCGCGCGATCGAAGAGGCGAGAGAGCGCGGCGCGCTCGGCAAGGATGCGCTGGGCAAGGACAGGCCGTTCGACGTGCGCATCGCGGTCTCGCCGGGCGGCTACATCCTCGGCGAGGAGACGGCGCTGCTCGAGTGCCTCGAGGACCGGCGCGGGGAGCCGCGAAACAAGCCCCCCTTCCCCGGGCAGCGCGGCCTCCACGGCCAGCCGACGCTGCTCAACAACGTCGAGACGCTCTCGTACGTGCCGATCATCCTGAAAGAGGGCCCCGAGGCGTGGAAGGCGCGGGGCGTGCGCGGGGCGACGGGGCTCAAGTTCATCGCGCTCTCGGGCGACGTCGAGCGCCCCGGCGTCTATCAGGTGCCCATGGGCACGACGATCGGCGAGCTCGTCGCGCTGGCCGGCGGCACGCGCGAGGGCAAGCCCATCCTCGCGATCGCGCCCGGCGGCGCTTCGTCGAACTTCCTGCACGGCGACGCGGTGGACGCGCCGCTCGACTTCAAGGCGCTCGCCGAGCGCGGGAGCATGCTCGGCTCGGGCGCGGTGCTCGTGGTGGCGGAGGGCGGGGACATCGTCGACCTCGCCGCCAACGTCGTCGCATTCTTCCGCAACGAGTCGTGCGGCAAGTGCGTGCCCTGCCGCGTCGGCACGGACAAGGCCGTCACCATGCTCGAGCGCGCGGTCGAGGGCAGAGGCTCGAAGCGGCACCTCGCGCTCTTGCCCGAGCTCGCCGAGACGCTCGCCGAGACGTCGATCTGCGGGCTCGGTCAGGTGGCCATCGCGCCGTTTCTGTCGGTGATGCGCACGTTCGAGGACGAAGTGCGCGCCCGCTTCACGGAGGAGTGA
- a CDS encoding DUF2330 domain-containing protein has product MLRRFLPLTSLAFFTTFTPRADAASAWLSGGATAPIEQRVAIAVAPERVTLWTSLRLNSQPGAIGVVVPVPPGASLDHSSDAWFEALEAATAPRIFPPSGASPYCPGYEGPLDPFHVTTNLGQSPGLLPAESVLLDSPGAVSTWAAKHGLKLAPETATALESMSGMRFHAERFTAVAGDAMTSTLRVVIPGGAPVLPLALTRAGSDDLHVTAWLIGHGRGNLQGADVVSVPVDKLRWDAGHGVSNYPALRASELASKGPDAVVLEASSHDALAENQPIADGKASIPGAMMSYFEGTALYGDSDQSPFSCMGYAGAALTSSSVVAESCPRADLGVVDGSDTCVETPAPGQVNPSTLRCGGRSDDLAVALSGLVPNKTWLTRRTLLVPKGASGLTWPVTFGSGVPIEPVLVASGIELGACDGSSGPGSSSSSGSGAGSGSGSGAGSGSGAGAGNAGSGAGPIANPTGGYVDYGPTTESDMGCGCAADPVILDGYGGSGGDYGYGGYGGEGSGDYYYDDSSEDCSGDTTGEEYEGSSDDCSGDTSDEYEDSSSDDCSGDTSDEYEDSSSDDCSGDTSEDTTSDDCSGDTGDDGWGDGSSEEVSSDDETSSSECTIATHRPPAKVHKRGPKLSMLTLGLLAILAPIRRMRRPTRTSRNARKPTSAA; this is encoded by the coding sequence ATGCTCCGTCGCTTCCTTCCTCTCACGAGCCTCGCCTTCTTCACGACCTTCACCCCTCGCGCCGATGCAGCAAGCGCGTGGCTCTCGGGCGGGGCGACCGCGCCGATCGAGCAGCGCGTCGCGATCGCCGTGGCCCCCGAGCGCGTGACGCTCTGGACCAGCTTGCGGCTGAACAGCCAGCCCGGAGCGATCGGCGTCGTGGTCCCCGTCCCGCCGGGCGCGTCGCTCGATCACAGCTCCGATGCGTGGTTCGAGGCGCTCGAAGCCGCCACCGCCCCGCGGATCTTCCCGCCGTCGGGCGCGAGCCCCTACTGCCCCGGCTACGAGGGGCCGCTCGATCCGTTCCACGTCACCACGAACCTCGGCCAATCGCCGGGCCTTTTGCCCGCAGAGTCGGTGCTCCTCGACAGCCCCGGCGCGGTCTCCACGTGGGCGGCGAAGCACGGCCTGAAGCTCGCGCCCGAGACGGCGACCGCGCTCGAATCCATGTCCGGCATGCGCTTCCACGCCGAGCGGTTCACGGCGGTCGCGGGCGACGCGATGACGAGCACCCTGCGCGTCGTGATCCCCGGAGGCGCGCCCGTCTTGCCGCTCGCGCTGACCCGCGCGGGGTCGGACGACTTGCACGTGACGGCCTGGCTCATCGGCCATGGGCGCGGCAACTTGCAGGGCGCGGACGTGGTCTCCGTGCCCGTCGACAAGCTCCGCTGGGACGCCGGCCACGGCGTCAGCAACTACCCCGCGCTGCGCGCCTCGGAGCTCGCGAGCAAGGGCCCCGACGCCGTGGTGCTCGAGGCATCGAGCCACGACGCGCTCGCCGAGAACCAGCCCATCGCGGATGGCAAGGCGTCGATCCCCGGCGCGATGATGAGCTACTTCGAGGGCACCGCACTCTACGGCGACAGCGACCAGAGCCCGTTCTCGTGCATGGGCTACGCGGGCGCTGCGCTCACGTCGTCGTCCGTGGTGGCCGAGAGCTGTCCGCGCGCCGATCTCGGCGTGGTCGACGGCTCCGACACGTGCGTCGAGACCCCGGCGCCCGGGCAGGTGAATCCATCGACGCTGCGCTGCGGCGGCAGATCCGACGATCTCGCCGTGGCGCTCTCGGGGCTCGTGCCGAACAAGACGTGGCTGACGCGCAGGACCCTGCTCGTGCCGAAGGGCGCGTCGGGGCTCACGTGGCCCGTGACGTTCGGGTCCGGCGTGCCCATCGAGCCGGTGCTCGTGGCGAGCGGCATCGAGCTCGGCGCGTGCGACGGGAGCAGCGGTCCTGGATCGTCGAGCTCGAGCGGCTCGGGAGCTGGCTCGGGCTCGGGCTCGGGCGCCGGCTCGGGCTCGGGAGCGGGCGCGGGCAACGCGGGCTCTGGTGCGGGGCCGATCGCCAATCCCACGGGCGGCTACGTCGACTACGGCCCCACGACCGAGTCCGACATGGGGTGCGGCTGCGCCGCGGATCCGGTCATCCTCGACGGCTACGGCGGCAGCGGCGGGGACTACGGCTACGGCGGATACGGCGGCGAAGGCTCGGGCGATTATTACTACGACGACTCCAGCGAGGACTGCAGCGGCGACACCACGGGCGAGGAGTACGAGGGCAGCTCCGACGACTGCAGCGGCGACACCTCCGACGAGTACGAGGACAGCTCTTCCGACGACTGCAGCGGCGACACCTCCGACGAGTACGAGGACAGCTCTTCCGACGACTGCAGCGGCGACACCTCCGAGGACACCACCTCGGACGACTGCAGCGGCGACACCGGCGACGACGGCTGGGGCGACGGCTCGAGCGAAGAGGTCAGCAGCGACGACGAGACGAGCAGCAGCGAGTGCACGATCGCCACGCACCGTCCCCCTGCAAAAGTTCACAAACGCGGCCCCAAGCTCTCGATGCTCACCCTCGGCCTGCTCGCAATCCTCGCCCCCATCCGCCGCATGCGCCGCCCCACGCGGACCTCGCGCAATGCACGCAAGCCCACCTCCGCGGCGTGA